The Astyanax mexicanus isolate ESR-SI-001 chromosome 24, AstMex3_surface, whole genome shotgun sequence genome has a segment encoding these proteins:
- the hipk1b gene encoding homeodomain-interacting protein kinase 1 isoform X1: MASQLQVFSPPSVSSSAFCRVKKMKVESCAWDASGEAYGSVGQAYGFNPAPALPFNTSGLVFPPASRCQVVVRAADSTGGAPQGSSRRPTDTHVSRSQRYGVKRKNEEVDRSGGGGSGSGSVQILEELSAPAYSGRAAGGNTTQSIPHSAPTTKSSSSNGEGDYQLVQHEILCSVSSSYEVLEFLGRGTFGQVAKCWKRGTNEIVAIKILKNHPSYARQGQIEVSILNRLSAENADEFNFVRSYECFQHKGHTCLVFEMLEQNLYDFLKHSKFSPLPLRHIRPILQQVATALMKLKSLGLIHADLKPENIMLVDPIRQPYRVKVIDFGSASHVSKAVCSTYLQSRYYRAPEIILGLPFCEAIDMWSLGCVIAELFLGWPLYPGASEYDQIRYISQTQGLPAEYLLSAGTKTSRFFHRGPDSSYPLWRLKTPSEHEAEMGIKSKEARKYIFNCLDDMMQVNLSSHLEGTDMLAEKADRREFIDLLKRMLRLDADKRITPTKTLAHPFVTMSHLLDFPHSSHVKSCFQNMELCKRRNSSYDNGKALFAANTVPGTGGNLTVTFSSQLNQNNQVPSAGGAVPLLNYQPALYQQATINIPGLAQPTIPLQTRPPQLCPQTEPFQQTLIVCPPTTIQGLPSSSKTSSYPVRMENGVPVVQQSQNTQPLQIQPGMLTQGSCTPLMVATLHPHAPGVSSQYPLPLALGCGAGRPSLLEQTATVLQAWQTGTQQILLPPAWQQVPGMTLHGTGAAQTITESPLETILSDSSTQQTPTWRASHSTVLQQNPHVLDSTQSLNRGVSSAARSSQSKRNRARCMDSSSGLVGASYNSAALSQPIIISDTPSPAVSVITIHSDSDEEDERKFHPASCGPNQRANVISCVTVHDSDSSTASPLTPLPRNGLAAQSLRLAKSLAVVAPSVKIQLGESSALAKVATGVLQSSYIKPKRAATRQPCSSGESVGRQEPSRSQPLNLSQTTVSSSQDHTSGSTLRRQQTYPPSSSQYRLQEALPFTSAPSLYTYPASAALASASHTMEQLLVQGSSPSIHVPPTSHYAASLIPKDSVGGVVHGLPAHYQQHFPTHPYVGANTSSTRGSAAYGGYQLSPRRVTQYPYI, from the exons ATGGCCTCCCAGCTGCAAGTCTTCTCTCCTCCGTCCGTGTCTTCCAGTGCCTTCTGCCGGGTCAAAAAGATGAAGGTGGAGAGCTGCGCTTGGGATGCCTCCGGTGAAGCCTACGGCTCTGTGGGCCAAGCCTACGGCTTCAACCCTGCCCCAGCTCTCCCTTTCAACACCTCCGGCCTGGTCTTCCCACCGGCCTCCCGGTGCCAGGTGGTGGTCCGTGCCGCAGACAGTACGGGGGGAGCACCGCAGGGCTCCAGCCGCCGGCCCACAGACACGCACGTGTCCCGCAGCCAGAGGTATGGTGTGAAGCGGAAGAACGAGGAGGTGGATCGGTCTGGAGGCGGGGGCAGTGGCAGCGGAAGCGTGCAGATTCTGGAGGAACTGTCTGCCCCGGCTTACTCGGGCCGTGCTGCCGGCGGCAACACCACCCAGTCCATTCCCCACTCTGCTCCCACCACCAAGAGCAGCAGCTCCAACGGCGAAGGGGACTACCAGCTCGTCCAGCATGAGATCCTCTGCTCGGTCTCAAGCAGCTACGAGGTGCTGGAGTTCCTCGGCCGGGGCACCTTCGGGCAAGTGGCAAAGTGCTGGAAAAGGGGCACCAATGAAATCGTGGCCATCAAAATATTGAAGAACCATCCTTCATATGCACGACAAGGCCAGATAGAG GTGAGCATTTTGAACCGTCTAAGTGCAGAGAACGCGGATGAGTTCAACTTTGTGCGCTCGTACGAGTGTTTCCAGCACAAAGGCCACACATGCCTGGTGTTTGAGATGCTGGAGCAGAACCTCTACGACTTCCTGAAGCACAGCAAGTTCAGCCCCCTCCCTCTACGCCACATCAGACCCATCCTGCAGCAGGTGGCCACTGCCCTGATGAAGCTCAAAAGCCTCGGCCTGATCCACGCCGATCTTAAGCCAGAGAACATCATGCTGGTGGACCCAATCAGGCAGCCCTACCGGGTCAAAGTCATCGACTTTGGATCGGCCAGTCACGTGTCTAAGGCGGTGTGCTCTACTTACCTGCAGTCTCGCTACTATAG AGCTCCTGAGATCATTCTTGGCCTGCCGTTCTGTGAAGCTATCGACATGTGGTCACTGGGCTGTGTGATTGCGGAGCTCTTCCTCGGATGGCCGCTGTATCCCGGAGCTTCTGAATATGATCAG ATCCGGTACATTTCTCAGACCCAGGGACTTCCAGCAGAGTATTTGCTTAGTGCTGGCACAAAGACCTCCCGCTTCTTCCACAGAGGGCCTGACTCCAGTTATCCACTGTGGAGGCTGAAG ACTCCATCAGAGCATGAGGCAGAGATGGGCATCAAGTCCAAAGAAGCGCGAAAGTACATCTTTAATTGCCTGGATGACATGATGCAG GTCAACCTGTCTTCTCACTTGGAGGGCACCGACATGCTGGCAGAGAAAGCAGATCGGCGGGAGTTCATTGATCTGCTAAAGAGGATGCTCCGTTTGGATGCTGACAAAAGAATCACCCCTACCAAGACCCTGGCCCATCCCTTTGTCACCATGAGCCATTTGCTGGACTTCCCCCACAGCTCCCA TGTAAAGTCATGTTTCCAAAACATGGAGCTGTGTAAGCGGAGGAACAGTAGCTACGATAATGGGAAGGCTCTTTTTGCTGCTAATACTGTTCCTGGCACAGGGGGCAACCTGACGGTGACCTTCAGCAGTCAGCTTAACCAGAACAACCAG GTTCCTTCAGCCGGTGGAGCAGTTCCTCTCCTCAACTACCAGCCAGCCCTTTATCAACAGGCCACGATAAACATCCCAGGCCTGGCCCAGCCCACCATCCCCCTGCAGACACGCCCCCCTCAGCTATGTCCCCAAACTGAGCCCTTCCAGCAGACCCTCATTGTTTGCCCACCCACCACCATACAGG GGCTTCCGTCCTCCAGCAAGACCTCCAGCTACCCGGTCAGGATGGAAAACGGTGTTCCTGTAGTCCAGCAGAGCCAGAATACTCAGCCTCTCCAGATTCAACCAGGAATGCTGACGCAG GGATCCTGTACACCGCTGATGGTGGCCACATTGCATCCCCACGCGCCGGGCGTGTCATCTCAGTACCCGCTGCCCCTGGCACTGGGCTGTGGGGCAGGAAGGCCTTCTCTGCTGGAGCAGACAGCCACCGTGCTG CAGGCCTGGCAGACGGGCACGCAGCAGATCCTCCTCCCCCCTGCCTGGCAGCAGGTGCCAGGAATGACCCTTCATGGCACGGGCGCAGCACAAACCATCACAGAATCGCCCTTGGAGACCATCCTCTCAGACAGCTCCACGCAGCAGACGCCCACCTGGAG GGCATCTCACAGTACAGTTCTCCAGCAGAACCCTCATGTTTTGGACTCAACTCAGTCCCTCAACCGCGGAGTGTCTAGCGCTGCTCGGTCATCGCAAAGCAAGAGGAACAGGGCTCGCTGCATGGACAGCAGCAG tgGTCTGGTTGGTGCGTCTTACAACAGCGCTGCCCTGTCTCAGCCGATCATCATCTCTGACACACCCAGCCCTGCTGTCAGCGTGATCACAATCCACAGTGATTCTGATGAGGAGGATGAGAGGAAGTTCCACCCTGCCAG CTGTGGACCTAATCAGAGAGCCAACGTCATCAGCTGTGTGACCGTCCACGACTCTGACTCCTCCACTGCTAGCCCCCTGACCCCCCTGCCCCGAAATGGCCTGGCAGCTCAGTCCTTGCGCCTGGCGAAGTCCTTGGCAGTTGTTGCTCCCTCTGTGAAAATCCAGCTAGGAGAAAGCTCGGCACTAGCCAAAGTAGCTACAG GAGTTCTGCAGAGTTCCTACATAAAGCCCAAAAGGGCAGCAACACGGCAGCCATGCAGCTCAGGGGAAAGTGTCGGTCGCCAGGAGCCTAGCAGGTCCCAACCACTCAACCTGAGCCAG ACCACGGTCTCATCATCTCAAGACCACACTAGTGGCTCCACACTGCGCCGGCAGCAGACCTACCCGCCTTCCTCCTCCCAGTACCGCCTCCAAGAGGCCCTGCCATTCACCAGCGCCCCTAGCCTGTACACGTACCCAGCGTCCGCAGCACTGGCCTCTGCCTCGCACACCATGGAGCAGCTGCTCGTCCAGGGCTCCTCCCCTTCCATCCACGTCCCGCCCACCAGTCACTATGCAGCCAGTCTTATCCCGAAAGACTCGGTGGGCGGCGTGGTCCACGGATTGCCCGCCCACTACCAGCAGCATTTCCCTACCCACCCTTATGTTGGCGCAAACACCAGCAGCACTAGAGGAAGTGCGGCCTATGGTGGCTATCAGCTCAGTCCTAGAAGAGTTACTCAGTACCCGTACATATGA